One genomic segment of Terriglobales bacterium includes these proteins:
- a CDS encoding tetratricopeptide repeat protein: MISGKPVVAVFLLASMASVAQTAPAAKPASPPAQLSPQTAPRQGKKPDHAAAYYHYAMAHMYEELVAMYGRPEYANKAIDEYRLAIENDPASEYLNSGLAELYAKTGRIRDAVVEAQEIVKRDPNNLEARKLLGRIYLRSLPDSQVGAQSQEILKRAIEQYEAICRLEPKNVEDHVLLGRLYRLNNELIKAENEFKTAVSLDPGSEEALTTLAYLYNEEGDSARAAQVLKGVPDSQRSSKLYSALGYTYEQQKDYKNAIAAYKKAVDSDHDNLDAIRGLAQNLMNDNQTEAALEQYQTIVESDPHDVQSLMRIAEIQRRSGKFDDALATLKKAEAEVQDSLEVPYNMAVIYQAQGKFDDAIQILNNLLQKSEKADGNYTPGERNNRAVFLERLGTIYRDTGKTQLAAATFRKMLTLGDDNVSRGYQQLIDTYREAKQWKEATAVSQEAVAKVPKDRNLKMVLAGQLADTGQADQGLSLMKGMLKGTAEDREVYISLAQMYGRLKRWPEAEEALSKAAQLSKKQEEKDYVSFVAGSIYERQKKYDRAEEEFKKVLAGDPNNAVTLNYLGYMLADRGVRLEEALTYVKKAIQLDPQNGAYLDSLGWAYFKLGNFDLAEENLRKAMDRTQNDPTVLDHMGDLLQRTERLKLATAYWERALTEWAKSVPSDVDNTEVAKVQKKLDSAKVKLAKQNERKAEAVKP; the protein is encoded by the coding sequence ATGATCTCCGGTAAGCCTGTCGTTGCCGTATTTTTGCTTGCCTCTATGGCCTCGGTTGCGCAAACGGCTCCCGCGGCCAAGCCCGCATCGCCGCCGGCGCAACTTTCTCCGCAAACCGCGCCCAGGCAGGGCAAGAAACCCGACCATGCTGCTGCGTACTATCACTACGCCATGGCGCACATGTACGAGGAACTGGTCGCCATGTACGGCCGTCCCGAGTACGCCAACAAGGCCATCGACGAGTATCGGCTTGCCATCGAGAACGACCCGGCTTCCGAGTACCTGAATTCCGGCCTCGCCGAGCTTTACGCCAAGACCGGCCGCATTCGTGACGCCGTGGTTGAGGCCCAGGAAATCGTGAAGCGCGATCCCAATAACCTGGAAGCGCGCAAGCTTCTTGGCCGCATTTATCTTCGTTCCTTGCCTGATTCTCAGGTCGGCGCGCAATCCCAGGAAATCCTGAAACGCGCCATCGAGCAGTACGAAGCCATCTGCCGCCTGGAGCCGAAAAATGTCGAGGACCACGTCCTGCTCGGGCGCCTCTACCGTCTGAACAACGAACTGATAAAGGCGGAAAACGAGTTCAAGACCGCGGTCTCGCTCGACCCCGGCTCGGAAGAGGCCCTCACCACCCTCGCCTACCTGTACAACGAAGAGGGCGACTCGGCGCGCGCCGCCCAAGTGCTGAAGGGCGTCCCGGATTCGCAGCGCTCCAGCAAGCTTTACTCCGCGCTCGGTTATACCTACGAGCAGCAGAAGGACTACAAGAACGCGATCGCCGCCTACAAGAAAGCGGTGGACAGCGATCACGACAATCTCGACGCGATCCGTGGCCTGGCGCAGAACCTGATGAACGACAACCAGACGGAGGCCGCGCTTGAGCAGTACCAGACCATCGTCGAATCCGATCCGCACGATGTGCAGAGCCTGATGCGCATCGCAGAAATTCAGCGCCGCAGCGGCAAGTTCGACGACGCGCTGGCCACCTTGAAAAAAGCCGAAGCCGAGGTCCAGGATTCGCTCGAAGTCCCGTACAACATGGCCGTCATTTACCAGGCGCAGGGCAAGTTTGACGACGCCATCCAGATCCTCAATAACCTGCTGCAAAAAAGCGAGAAAGCGGACGGCAACTACACTCCCGGCGAACGCAACAACCGCGCCGTGTTCCTGGAGCGGCTGGGCACGATCTATCGTGACACCGGCAAGACCCAGCTTGCGGCCGCCACTTTCCGCAAAATGTTGACCCTCGGCGACGACAACGTCAGCCGCGGCTATCAGCAGCTCATTGATACTTACCGCGAGGCCAAGCAGTGGAAGGAAGCCACCGCCGTCTCTCAGGAAGCCGTCGCCAAGGTGCCCAAGGACCGCAACCTGAAGATGGTGCTCGCCGGGCAATTGGCCGACACCGGGCAGGCGGACCAGGGTCTCAGCCTGATGAAGGGCATGCTGAAGGGCACCGCGGAGGACCGCGAGGTCTACATCTCGCTGGCCCAGATGTACGGCCGCTTGAAACGCTGGCCGGAAGCGGAAGAGGCGCTGAGCAAGGCGGCGCAGCTCTCCAAGAAACAGGAAGAGAAGGACTACGTCAGCTTCGTCGCCGGCTCCATCTACGAGCGCCAGAAAAAGTATGACCGCGCGGAAGAGGAATTCAAGAAGGTCTTGGCTGGCGATCCTAACAACGCCGTTACCCTGAATTATCTCGGCTACATGCTTGCGGACCGCGGCGTCCGCCTGGAAGAAGCGCTGACCTACGTGAAGAAGGCCATTCAACTGGATCCGCAGAACGGTGCCTACCTGGACTCGCTCGGCTGGGCTTATTTCAAGCTCGGCAATTTTGACCTGGCGGAAGAAAACCTGCGCAAGGCAATGGATCGCACCCAGAACGATCCTACCGTGCTCGACCACATGGGAGACCTTCTGCAAAGGACGGAACGCCTGAAGCTCGCGACGGCCTACTGGGAGCGTGCGCTCACCGAGTGGGCCAAAAGCGTGCCCTCCGACGTAGATAACACCGAGGTCGCCAAGGTGCAGAAGAAGCTCGATAGCGCCAAGGTGAAGCTTGCCAAGCAGAACGAGCGCAAAGCTGAGGCGGTGAAGCCGTAG
- a CDS encoding citrate synthase, whose product MANDTLTIADNRTNRTYTLPIEHGTIRTMDLRQIKTDTNDFGLMGYDPAFMNTASCQSRITFIDGDRGILRYRGYNIEDLAENCTFPEVAYLLLNGELPTPEQRAEWIKQVTFHTMVHEGMRSFIERFRYDAHPMGILVSALAALSTMYPEAKNIGDAECRKMQIVRLIAKTPTLAAYSYRHSLGYPIVYPDNDLSYTENFMNMLWKMVEPKYAANPVMSRALDVLFILHADHEQNCSANAMRSVGSSHADPYLAAAAAAAALAGPLHGGANEEVLRMLDEIGDVKNVPAYIKRIKEGKGRLMGFGHRVYKNYDPRARIIKQTAEDVFKVTGRNQKLDIALALEKIALQDEYFVTRKLYPNVDFYSGIIYQAMGFRPDMFTVLFAIPRMTGWLAQWQEMIEDHEQKIARPRQIYLGHELRKIERPKPADRAVARQ is encoded by the coding sequence ATGGCCAACGATACGCTCACCATTGCGGACAATCGGACGAACCGCACCTACACCTTGCCGATTGAACACGGAACTATCCGCACCATGGATCTGCGGCAGATCAAGACCGATACCAATGATTTCGGGCTCATGGGCTACGACCCGGCATTCATGAACACCGCGTCGTGCCAAAGCCGGATTACCTTCATTGACGGCGATCGCGGCATCCTGCGCTACCGCGGTTACAACATCGAAGACCTGGCGGAAAACTGCACCTTCCCGGAGGTCGCGTATCTGCTGCTCAACGGCGAATTGCCGACTCCGGAGCAGCGCGCCGAATGGATCAAGCAGGTCACCTTCCATACCATGGTGCACGAAGGAATGCGCAGCTTCATCGAACGCTTCCGCTACGACGCGCACCCGATGGGTATCCTGGTCAGCGCCCTGGCGGCCCTCTCGACCATGTATCCGGAGGCCAAGAACATTGGCGATGCCGAGTGCCGCAAGATGCAGATCGTGCGCCTGATCGCCAAGACCCCGACTCTCGCCGCTTATTCCTACCGCCACAGCCTCGGCTACCCCATCGTTTATCCCGACAATGATCTCAGCTACACCGAAAATTTCATGAACATGCTGTGGAAAATGGTGGAGCCGAAGTACGCAGCCAACCCGGTCATGTCACGCGCTCTCGACGTGCTCTTCATCCTCCACGCCGACCACGAGCAGAACTGCTCCGCCAATGCCATGCGCTCGGTGGGCAGCTCGCATGCCGATCCTTACCTGGCGGCGGCCGCCGCCGCGGCCGCGCTCGCCGGACCTTTGCACGGAGGCGCCAACGAGGAGGTGCTGCGCATGCTCGACGAAATCGGCGACGTCAAGAATGTGCCCGCTTACATCAAGCGCATCAAGGAGGGCAAGGGGAGGCTGATGGGCTTCGGCCACCGCGTGTACAAGAATTACGATCCGCGCGCGCGCATCATCAAGCAGACGGCAGAGGATGTATTCAAGGTCACCGGCCGCAATCAAAAGCTCGACATCGCGCTCGCGCTGGAAAAAATCGCGCTCCAGGACGAATATTTCGTGACCCGCAAGCTCTATCCCAACGTGGATTTCTACAGCGGCATCATCTACCAGGCCATGGGCTTCAGGCCCGACATGTTTACCGTGCTCTTCGCCATTCCTCGCATGACGGGATGGTTGGCACAGTGGCAGGAAATGATCGAGGACCACGAACAGAAAATTGCCCGCCCGCGGCAGATCTATCTCGGCCACGAACTCCGAAAGATCGAGAGACCCAAGCCCGCGGACCGGGCCGTTGCGAGGCAGTGA
- a CDS encoding deoxyguanosinetriphosphate triphosphohydrolase — protein MLAPYAARVERSRGRRHPEAPHPYRTDYQRDRDRVIHARAFRRLEDKTQVFTRRYSDHFRNRLTHTIEVAQISRTIAAQLGLEVDLVEALALVHDIGHPPFGHAGEKALDAAMRARGSFFDHNLHALRIVEDFEQRYAAFRGLNLTFEVREGIIKHSRDYSPQDYPQLAEYLLDRLPPLEAQLIDLTDEIAYNTADLDDGFEAHILKLDEIRGGIPVFNSFYEQAEARYPDAREKLKFNEALKAMLDRMVSDLILTTSRRIRDAGVSSPEDVRGCSRRLASFSDQVNRERERAKSFLYDKVYFSDELRPEKGHAERVVSDLFRHWTAHPEALPASYREQSEREPVHRVVCDYIAGMTDSFILQKHAELCG, from the coding sequence ATGCTCGCTCCTTACGCCGCGCGCGTCGAACGGAGCCGCGGGCGGCGTCATCCCGAGGCGCCTCATCCCTATCGCACCGACTATCAGCGCGACCGCGACCGCGTCATCCATGCGCGCGCCTTCCGCCGCTTGGAGGACAAGACCCAGGTCTTCACACGCCGTTATTCCGATCACTTCCGCAACCGCCTGACTCACACCATCGAGGTCGCGCAGATCTCGCGCACCATCGCCGCGCAGCTCGGGCTTGAGGTGGACCTGGTAGAGGCGCTCGCGCTCGTTCACGACATCGGCCATCCCCCCTTCGGCCATGCTGGCGAGAAGGCGCTTGACGCCGCCATGCGCGCTCGCGGCTCCTTCTTCGACCACAACCTGCACGCACTGCGCATCGTCGAGGATTTCGAGCAGCGCTACGCCGCCTTTCGCGGCCTGAACCTCACCTTCGAGGTCCGTGAGGGCATCATCAAGCATTCGCGCGACTACAGCCCGCAGGATTATCCGCAACTCGCCGAATACCTCTTGGACCGGCTCCCTCCGCTGGAGGCGCAGCTCATCGACCTGACCGATGAAATCGCCTACAACACCGCCGATCTCGACGATGGCTTCGAGGCGCACATCCTCAAGCTCGACGAGATCCGCGGCGGCATTCCGGTGTTTAATAGTTTCTACGAGCAGGCGGAGGCGCGCTATCCCGACGCTCGCGAAAAGCTGAAATTCAACGAGGCGCTGAAGGCCATGCTCGACCGCATGGTCTCCGACCTGATCTTGACCACATCCCGGCGCATCCGCGATGCCGGCGTGAGTTCGCCCGAGGACGTGCGCGGCTGCTCGCGGCGCCTCGCCTCCTTCAGCGACCAGGTCAACCGCGAGCGGGAGCGCGCTAAATCATTTCTTTATGACAAGGTTTACTTCAGCGACGAGTTACGCCCCGAAAAGGGCCATGCCGAGCGCGTCGTGAGCGATCTCTTCCGGCATTGGACGGCGCATCCCGAGGCGCTGCCGGCCAGTTATCGCGAACAGTCCGAGCGCGAACCCGTGCATCGCGTGGTTTGTGACTACATCGCCGGCATGACCGACAGCTTCATCCTGCAAAAACACGCTGAACTTTGCGGTTGA
- a CDS encoding holo-[acyl-carrier-protein] synthase, which yields MIVGTGIDIAEVPRMAAAIQRFGERFLRRVFTPGEIRYCDAKANRIERYAARFAAKEAALKAIGTGWKNGVAWTDIEVRREPGGRPSIAFTGKAAEFAARLGAKRVSLSLSHTKEQAIASVILED from the coding sequence ATGATTGTCGGAACCGGCATTGACATCGCCGAAGTGCCACGGATGGCGGCCGCCATTCAACGGTTCGGCGAGCGTTTCCTGCGGCGCGTGTTTACCCCGGGCGAGATCCGGTATTGTGACGCAAAGGCGAATCGCATCGAGCGTTATGCGGCGCGCTTTGCCGCCAAAGAGGCCGCACTCAAGGCCATCGGCACCGGCTGGAAAAACGGCGTTGCCTGGACCGACATAGAAGTAAGGCGCGAACCCGGCGGGCGTCCGAGCATCGCCTTCACAGGCAAGGCGGCCGAATTCGCCGCCCGGCTGGGCGCGAAGCGTGTCTCGTTGTCGCTGTCGCACACCAAGGAACAAGCGATTGCATCGGTAATCCTGGAGGATTAG
- the purH gene encoding bifunctional phosphoribosylaminoimidazolecarboxamide formyltransferase/IMP cyclohydrolase, translated as MAKIQRAILSVTDKTGLVEFARQLAGQGVELVSTGGTARLLRDGGVPVKDISELTGFPEMLDGRVKTLHPRVHGGILHMRSNPEHRTTVAEHGIEPIDMVVVNLYAFEKTAAKPGVAVDELIENIDIGGPSMIRSAAKNFHDVAVVTSPSDYQAIVDELRSSGGQLSATTKWKLAQKAFALTASYDSAIATTLERVHANGNLQLQAESGFPPTLRLRYNKVMDLRYGENPHQAAAMYSDGTGVGVANGKQLQGKELSYNNIVDLQASWDLAAEFDQPFCAIIKHTNPCGSAVGKDVIEAFQRAFQCDPVSAFGGVIALNRPVDGPTAEAIAGLRHNGVALFIECIIAPSFDEVARARFGKRKDLRLLEVTPAPMKRVIKAVSGGVLVQDNDLHRLDPASVKVVSRRPPSAQEMQDLLFAWKVGKHVKSNAILYARDGRSVGVGAGQMSRVDSAKIGAMKSVLGTQGSVAASDAFFPFPDGVEEIAKAGATAIIQPGGSVRDQEVIDAADKLGLAMVTTGIRHFRH; from the coding sequence ATGGCTAAGATCCAGCGCGCCATCCTCAGCGTCACCGACAAGACCGGCTTAGTTGAATTCGCCAGGCAACTCGCCGGCCAGGGCGTCGAACTCGTCTCCACCGGCGGCACCGCGCGCTTGCTGCGCGACGGCGGCGTCCCGGTCAAGGACATTTCCGAGCTCACCGGTTTCCCCGAAATGCTTGACGGCCGGGTCAAGACGCTGCACCCGCGCGTGCACGGCGGCATCTTGCACATGCGCTCCAATCCCGAGCACCGAACCACCGTCGCCGAGCACGGAATCGAGCCCATTGACATGGTGGTGGTCAACCTCTATGCGTTCGAAAAGACCGCCGCCAAGCCCGGCGTCGCGGTGGATGAACTGATCGAGAACATCGATATTGGCGGGCCTTCCATGATCCGCTCCGCCGCCAAGAATTTTCACGACGTCGCCGTCGTCACTTCGCCCTCCGATTACCAGGCGATCGTGGACGAGCTGCGCTCCTCCGGCGGCCAGCTTTCCGCAACCACCAAGTGGAAGCTGGCGCAAAAAGCCTTCGCCCTTACCGCCTCCTACGATTCCGCCATTGCCACCACGCTGGAGCGGGTGCACGCAAATGGGAACCTCCAGCTCCAGGCGGAATCCGGTTTTCCCCCCACCCTGCGCCTTCGCTACAACAAGGTCATGGACCTGCGCTACGGCGAGAACCCGCACCAGGCAGCCGCCATGTATTCGGATGGCACCGGCGTCGGCGTCGCCAACGGCAAGCAACTCCAGGGCAAGGAACTGTCCTACAACAACATTGTTGACCTGCAAGCCTCCTGGGACTTGGCCGCCGAATTCGACCAGCCATTTTGCGCCATCATCAAGCACACCAATCCCTGCGGCAGCGCCGTCGGAAAGGATGTGATCGAAGCCTTCCAGCGCGCCTTCCAGTGCGATCCCGTCTCCGCCTTCGGCGGCGTCATCGCGCTCAATCGTCCGGTTGACGGCCCCACAGCCGAAGCCATCGCCGGTCTTCGCCACAACGGCGTCGCGCTCTTCATCGAGTGCATCATCGCGCCCTCCTTTGACGAGGTCGCGCGCGCCCGCTTCGGCAAGCGCAAGGACCTGCGCCTGCTCGAGGTCACTCCCGCTCCCATGAAGCGCGTCATCAAGGCTGTGTCCGGCGGCGTGCTTGTCCAGGACAACGACCTGCACAGGCTCGACCCCGCTTCCGTGAAGGTCGTCAGCCGGCGGCCGCCCTCTGCCCAGGAGATGCAGGATCTGCTGTTCGCATGGAAGGTTGGCAAGCACGTGAAATCGAACGCGATTCTGTATGCCCGGGACGGCCGCAGCGTCGGCGTAGGCGCAGGCCAGATGAGCCGCGTGGACTCCGCCAAGATCGGCGCCATGAAGTCGGTGCTCGGCACCCAGGGTTCGGTCGCTGCCTCCGACGCCTTTTTCCCATTTCCCGACGGCGTCGAGGAGATCGCAAAGGCCGGCGCCACTGCCATCATCCAGCCCGGCGGTTCGGTTCGCGACCAGGAGGTGATCGACGCCGCCGACAAGCTGGGGCTGGCTATGGTCACCACTGGCATTCGTCACTTCCGGCACTGA
- a CDS encoding MXAN_5187 C-terminal domain-containing protein: MTVDEELNVLEETVRKLKIEYDVYFGGGAKKPPNDTEWRVQNLIRKYSDSSKLSFAQRFRYNGIAQRYALFSDLWRKKIKIKEEGFRRPQDAALGIQGLRHEEEQAAAAALKSGVAGAPFKVHCSDVDADQVAVKSLFDAMMEAKKNAGQHADPNSFDSFRTFLKKKTDQIRGQYGCAAVEYSVEVQDGHVRLKAKAKT; this comes from the coding sequence TTGACGGTTGATGAGGAGCTGAACGTTCTCGAGGAGACCGTTCGTAAGCTCAAGATCGAATATGACGTGTATTTTGGCGGGGGCGCCAAGAAACCGCCCAACGATACGGAGTGGCGCGTCCAGAACCTTATCCGCAAATACAGCGACTCCTCCAAGCTCAGCTTCGCCCAGCGTTTCCGCTACAACGGCATCGCCCAGCGCTATGCGCTTTTCAGCGATTTATGGCGCAAGAAAATCAAGATTAAGGAAGAAGGCTTCCGCCGCCCGCAAGATGCCGCGCTCGGTATTCAGGGCCTTCGCCATGAAGAGGAACAGGCGGCCGCTGCGGCCTTGAAATCCGGGGTTGCCGGGGCGCCGTTCAAAGTGCATTGCTCTGATGTTGACGCCGACCAGGTCGCGGTCAAATCCCTTTTCGACGCGATGATGGAAGCCAAGAAGAACGCGGGACAGCACGCCGATCCCAACAGTTTCGACTCCTTTAGAACCTTCCTCAAGAAAAAGACGGACCAGATCCGTGGCCAGTATGGTTGCGCGGCCGTCGAATACTCGGTCGAGGTCCAGGACGGCCACGTCCGGTTGAAGGCAAAAGCGAAAACATAA
- a CDS encoding response regulator transcription factor, producing the protein MANRIPIVIADDHAVLRESLGALLQTQKDFDVVGKAGSGAEALELVNQTHPDVLVLDLFMPNTDGFEVLRTLDKAGSRVASVVLTGSENQPDYVQVVRLGARGLVLKGEGPERLFAAIRSVANGELAFSEDIAQQVLSAMAGEAKEEPSTIRRLSERERQIAALVARGMKNKDIAHELTISENTVKRHLQSIFNKTGARDRLELAVIALTELSKAA; encoded by the coding sequence ATGGCCAACCGTATCCCAATCGTAATTGCTGACGACCACGCGGTGCTGCGCGAATCCTTAGGCGCCCTGCTGCAGACACAAAAGGATTTTGATGTGGTAGGCAAGGCGGGCAGCGGCGCGGAAGCGCTGGAGCTGGTCAATCAGACTCATCCTGACGTGCTGGTGCTGGACCTGTTCATGCCCAACACGGACGGCTTCGAAGTACTGCGCACGCTGGACAAGGCGGGCAGCCGGGTGGCGTCGGTGGTGCTGACCGGTTCGGAGAACCAGCCTGACTATGTGCAGGTGGTCCGCTTGGGCGCCCGTGGCCTGGTGCTAAAGGGCGAAGGGCCAGAGCGTTTGTTTGCCGCCATACGGTCCGTAGCCAACGGGGAACTGGCGTTTTCCGAAGACATCGCGCAACAGGTCCTGAGCGCGATGGCCGGGGAAGCCAAAGAAGAGCCCTCCACCATCCGGCGCCTGTCGGAACGAGAGCGGCAGATCGCGGCGCTGGTTGCGCGCGGCATGAAAAACAAGGACATTGCGCACGAGCTGACCATCAGCGAGAACACGGTCAAACGGCACCTGCAGTCCATTTTCAACAAGACCGGGGCGCGTGATCGGCTGGAGCTGGCGGTAATTGCGCTGACCGAACTCAGCAAGGCGGCGTAG